The DNA region TCAGGAGTCATCGGACTGATGGACGCCGTCGAGAAGTTTGATCCTTCCAGAAACATCCAGTTTAAGACTTACGCGGAGTTCAGGGTCAGAGGCGCGATGCTGGATGATTTGCGCTCACGGGACTGGATCCCGCGCTCGGTCCGTCAGAAATCCGCTGTGCTGGAGAAGACCTATGCGGAAATCGAACAGCGGGTCGGAAGGCCGGCTTCCGACGAAGAGGTTGCCGGGGCATTGAACATCACCATGGATGATTTTTATGACCTCTTGAATCGTACAAGAGGGCTGTCTTTGGTCAGTATAGAACCCGAAGATGAGGATTCAGGAATTTCCAGAAAGATCCGGGAATCCCTGGTTGCAGACGCTGAGGAAAATCCCTTCAACGTCC from Nitrospirae bacterium CG2_30_53_67 includes:
- a CDS encoding RNA polymerase subunit sigma (involved in the initiation of sporulation and glycogen biosynthesis), encoding MNKAQGRYKKNSAELDALRRNEIILEYAPQIKFIAHRLAMRLPSHVDLEDLINSGVIGLMDAVEKFDPSRNIQFKTYAEFRVRGAMLDDLRSRDWIPRSVRQKSAVLEKTYAEIEQRVGRPASDEEVAGALNITMDDFYDLLNRTRGLSLVSIEPEDEDSGISRKIRESLVADAEENPFNVLKKKELQMLMAKAIGELPDHEKKVVSLYYYDELTMKEIGKVLNITESRVSQIHTKAMLRMRGKLRRYLEG